The genomic DNA cAAAAACGAGTGCAATTGCAAACTTTGCTATACTCACCTGTATCTCTTATCATCGTCATCCCCGTCCACCAGTTGCTCTTTCCATCCCTGACTCACTGTGGGAGCTCTGTGTCTCAtcagctccacctcctcctcccactctgTGTCCCTATCGCCATCACTGGGTGGTGGTGACGGTGTGGTGGAAtatgaaggagaaggaggattCCTTGACCTCAAATGAGACACTTTCAaatatctgtttctttttaatccATCTTTTTCCCTTACTCTAACTTTGGCTCTTTCCAGAAGATCCTCCAGGGGCGAGGCTTGTTCGTTTCGGGGTGAGAGTGGGAGCTGTGCATCTTCTGCAAGGGGAAGTGAGTTTAGACTGGATTGATGACGGAGTCCATGGCTTCCTTCGATGATGATGTTAGGGATGGAGGCACTCCGTTTGGTTTTCATTATGGGCCTTTTTTCATAGGAGTTTACTTCAGGCAGCTCAggttcagaaaatgtttgtgggTCTGGAGAGTCTCTATCATGCATGTTCAAAAACATCCCCTGGTTCGGCTTTAGGGAGCCCAGTTTAAGCACCCGCAGTGTATCTGAGCTATTGCCAGAAGAAAGGGAGTTTCTCTTCATATTTCGGTTGTACTCAGAGTCAGAGTAGTTGTTAGATGAGTCCTGGAAAAAGTGCCTAGACATCTGAGTAGAGGAGCCCTGATGTATGCTGACCGGCCTCCTCCTCCGTAAGCCAGGTGACTTCAAATTTTTGGAGAAACCCCAGACACCTGGAGGTGTTTCCAAATCTCCAGTTTGACTTAAAGTGGAATTCCTCCTTGTGTCCTGCTTGACAGACTGGGAATCTGAGTATCTCCTTGTAGCTAGTCCTTCTTCTCCTGGTTGTCTGAAAGACTCAGTCCCCTCCCAGGTAACTGCCGGTTGGTAACGCGGTTGTGAAGAAGTTTCTTCATCCATTGGGTAGTCAATATCTGGATATTCACCTAGTAAGCGAACATGCGgtcctgttgtgttgtattttgaTGTGTTAGCTGAAGTACTGTGATGCAAATTATCCAGATTTGGAGGAGATTGCACCTTTTggttccctcttctctcctttgtAATCCCAGATTCAAtaattttctcctcctcctctggattCATCCCAAACTGTTCTCCTCTTACTCCCAATTCAATCCATTCATATCCTTTGACTGGTTGTTGCCGACCAGCAAAGCCCTTAAgagaaaatgtattgttatttttatagGGCTGGGATTGCACAGTAGGCACACCAGTACTGTTTGTGGCCACATTATCAGGAGATTCATACGGTTCCTCTGCTTCTTTGGACGCCAACATCCCATTTTCTGATGTGGGCATAATAAGTTCCTCATTAAGTTCTTCCACAAAAGTCCCTGCTTTTGGTTGTGTAAGAGGTTGTTTGTCGGTCTCCAAATAATCCATTTTAGCGTCTGAAACAGGTTTGGTCTCCAGCATCTGGAGTGTCCATTTTTCCAGTTGTCTGATGTACTCTGTTTCTCTCAGTTTCCTCAGTGTTTCCTGAcaatataacaacaaaaatgaataaGTAAAGCGTTTAACAATGATTGAGATAATAGTTATTTCAAAGTCTGTTTCATGTCATAAAGCTAAGAGTCCTCAGTCAAGCTAGCAGATCTACAATGCTCAACTTATACATTCCTGTGCAGCGTTAGCTAGGTAGCTAGGAATAATGCTAACTACAGTCACCATCTtagtttaacatgttagcattCTTAAGTTTGCTAATTAGCACTGAACACAAAGTCATGGACTGATGAAATTCAAACTCAAATACTGGCTTAAGGGTGGAACTAGAGTGAAGGAGGTCGTATGAACTAGAGTGTGGTAGGGGTGGAACTTTTCTGTTATTTCACGCAACAGAGGTCAAGAAAGTTCACAAAATTTTGGAAACAAACTGTATGGCCTGTTGGTGTCTTTTGGGGAAAAGTCAGTATGGTTTATTCACTGGGGTCCGTTAATGTCTGTACACATTATAAAGTTGCTCTGACACCAGAACCAGAATCAGCCTCCGACGCTTCCTACGATGAGGTATCTAGTATGCTGGTCAATGTACCAATATAATGTGGTGACTGCAAAATAAAACTACCTCAGTACTGTGCTCCCATATTTGTGTTAAAGCTGGAAAAAAGTGCCTAATTAGTGTTTTACGACAaataacagtttattttatcttaCTAGTAGCCTATAGGGATCTCAGTATCATTCAATTCTCCTGTTGTATTGGAACATCACTACAAAATTTCAGGGCCATCCGTCCATTAGTGTTCAAGTATAATTTAGACTGGACAGAAGTGTTTAAGAGGCAATCCATCAACAGATGGACACATGGCTATCCCTGGAGCCAAGCTTCTTATATTAGACCATTACCACTATCTTACAGGACTTTGTCAGAAATGCACATTTTTACCTTTGCCTGCTGAACGGTGGTGACCCATTTGGAACAGCTCTCTGGGGTGCTGGCTGCAAATATGTAGACATTCATAGCACTCTGAAGCTCGCCTACCTCCACGAGAACAAAAGAACCTGAGAGAGGTGGAGGAATGATTAGTGGATCTGCAATATGCACAGAACCTAACCGCCTTCTATTTCTTTTGTGTAAAAGTGTTACTCACAGCCATCTTTTAATGGTAAGCAATATGTTCTGTCAAGGGCCAGAGGGGGTCGTACTACCTTCAGCCGCTCTCCTTTCTTCTGGACTTTGGTCATTAGAAGAACATCTGAGAAAAGCAGAGCCACCACCTCCAGCTGCTAAATACCACACGCAAGGAAACACAAGACATTTAGAATAAGTAATGACAACAAGGTTCTGAAGAAACAGATGTAAATGTACAGCTACTGAGTGCACTGCCTCAGCTCACCTTGCTGTCTTTTCTCCCCCGAATCTTCAGGTTCTCCTCCAGGAGTAGTTTACGAACCACTTCCGTACCCACTCCTCTGATGGGGCAGGTCAGGGCAAACTGGGAGATCTCACGGACTAGCTGTCAAGAAAAGTAATCTTGAGTAACCATCAGTAGCAGAacataatatatattattaatattatagccTGACACCCCAAATGTATTATCTTGATTAAACATCCTGTCTTGTACctaagattttctttttgggcattttgtgcagagagataggacagtggataagaGTCGGATATCAGGGAggaagagagtagggaatgacatgcgggaaaggagccccaggtcagatgcgaacccgggccgcccgcttggaggactatagcctccataaaTGGGCTGCGTgctctaaccactgtgccaccagcgccccgcgTACCTTAGATTTTTAAGgaagaaattaaaacaatactGTGTCaacagaggtgctgcttgtcaacaggcaaggcaggcaactgcccggggccccagaccagcagcagctgtaaatgtgcaaatgtgcaaaagtgcttattttgcaatgacagtataggaaacctccctaagggatACCCATCTGACCGACCTccctcttgttgccctgctgaacgctggttggagggttGATTTTTGCCTTTTCAGACTGTATGTCAAGTGAGGCCTCGTAGGCTGTCGGTCCAGCCCAAAACAAATTTACCCGCAAGGACAGTATGTTACGATAAAACATCATATTGTTATGTATGATAgttgtatttaatattaatgTAACTGTGTTGTACTATAGCGACCATAGTGTTATATTCTATTCATCCTATTGTATCAATTGTGTGGTATCATATTCTATCGTTATCTTATTGTATCAACTGTGTCATGTCGTATCCTATTATTATTGTGTTCTATCATAATCATGTTATAACAAACTGTattgttatgtttttgttatatAGAAACTCAAACTaatagaaaagaaacacaaaacaatatacAAATCAAAGACTATAGGATAGAATTTATCCTCAGGTATAATTAATGATATCTTAACGTAGTGTATTTGTGATGTAATGTAAGAGAGGTCGTTTAGTCTGTGTTGACGCACCATGCTTTGTCTGGTCGGGTTTTATATGTGGCTCCGTGTTGTAGCTGGCATGAGTACAAAAAGCATCatcattcaaaacaaatgttcatgAGGCCATAAAGTTCAGGTCAGATATGCAAATCCATTTATTAAGAACAACATAACTATTATGTTACTCAAAAACATACAATTACACGCTTTCCCAACGGTCTTGCCAAAAGGGGTTACAAAGGTCTTACCATATTAAAAAAGACTGACTTCCTCTGTGCACAACAATCAGCATCCTCTGAATACAATTTAGCTCCCTGCGCTCACGGTGCCACCCAGTGGTCAGcccaacaacaaaataaaacccacCAATAATGGATTCAACAGTCTGGGTGTCGAGCTTGTATGTAGAAGACATTAGTGAACTTTTTCGACTCTGGTTTATTAACAAAACAGCTCTAGGTTTGAGTTAGTAAGTGAGAAACAGTCATATTTTACCTTGTCTATTTCTTCATTGATTCCTTCCACCTCGTATCCCTCCACCCTCTGAGCAGAGATGACGAGAGCGAGCTCCTCATCTTTATGCTTCAGGTAGTTGTTGATACTCTCCAGGAAACTGATAACACAGGATATctggagagaagggagagaaagatgttgaaatttaaattttactacagccttttctttttttttttccctttgactAACaagacattaataattaataccCTTAAAAAACTGTATTGCTTTTAATCTGAGATatcctttgaaaataaaatgctagATTTTAACATATTAATGTATTCCTCACAATTTAAAAGTTTCTCACCATGCCCACAAGTTTGTGCTGCACTTGAGGATCATGGGTAGTTTTCAGCACGGCTTTCAGTAGAAGAGGGTACTTTGTGATCCTCTGATGGGGTTTGGCCTGCATGTCCCCGAGACGCATCCGATCACACTGAGGGTGAGTCTCCACCCACTGGATaggacagaaacacaggagCATTGCCTCAAGTCAATGGTTTTGATTTAAAGAGGGGTTCTTATTATATTGACCTTAAACTGTGAGTAAAAAAAGTAGTAAACAGAGTGAATATAAATGATCATGTCACCAAAATTAGAGCCTAATAACATCCTGACGTAACCTACTGTAGGTCCTATCTAGGGATGCAGATAGTTAAGGCTTAATTTTTCAGCGTTTTGCCCCTCTCAAGGCTTTATAAAAACTACATATAAAACCATTCTATTAAACCTCTCCCATTAACAATGTTCCAGGTACTCTGGTTAAATCATAATCCTACTGTAAAGAGTTTTTACCCAAATACATCCCAATGAAAACGTATCACAAGAAGGTGATGATTATGCTGATTTTTCAAGACTTAATTCCTCATCACATTTACACATCAGAGTGGAGGGCAGAAGACGTATATCTTAAGAGAAAAAATGTCTACCGAAAGTAAAACTAGCACCaaggaaaaagtgtttttgttatgTTTGATTTGCAAGCGCAGACCCTTTAAACACCCACTGAGTACCCTTTCCTCATCAAAGGGGCcttggtttgttttgttaaacacATAACTGTATATCGCCTCCCACTCAAGGTGACAAGTTTGGTGTTATGACATAAGTGAAAAAGCAAGTgttgaaaaaacacatttacagtaaagGCCCCTGGTCTGTAAACAAGACATTGTTGTGTATTGGAGGGATCCATGTTTAAATcataaagcaataaaaaaaatctcttctaGTCCGCCAGATTTTTTATCTTCCGCTCACTGTTCCTATAGATGTcctgttttcagatttttaacattaaaaaaactcaTTTGAATTGCTGCCAAGGCTCGATGATCTGGAGAAGACTTTGGTGTGACAAGTCACTATGACAGGTCGCCCTTAAAGTTATGAAAACTTCACTAACCACACAGACTACCATTAACAACAGGATTTGTAGTCTGAATTATATTCCGCTGCCCTCAGAGGTAATGATGGTCTGTGTGTAAAGGTTCATTTATTTCCACTGTGAGTTGTCTTCCTCACATCTGACACTTCCTGTTTATGCACAGTGCATGTTGTAAAGAGAACAGGTGTCTGCTGCCTATAGAGTACCTGGACGTAAGTGAGAAAGTGAGGGCTGCTCTCCATCAGCCTGCGTGTGAACTCTAGATTGTTTTCCTCCTCCCAGCAGTAATGTCGATAGCAGGAGAAGCGCTCGTGgaactgtggaaaaaaacaaaatacagattATGTACGTGTTAAAACCTCCATGCATTTACTGTACATGTATTACCGTAATTGGGAAGAGGCGTTTTCCAAAGAGAAGAACTCCACAGAGTAGCTCAAACTACTGTATGTGCAGAAAGCTGTAAAGAGCCTTTAATTAAAGGAGATGTAGAGACTCTGATAGATCGACTCAAGAGATGTCAGAGTCTGATGTGGCTGAAGACAACAacttgaaaatgtaataaaaaggtGCAGTAGCTGTCTTTGATGTAGGTTTTGGTTGTGTATCTACAAAGCATTGGATTAAAACAGAACTGGAAGAAAACTGTATCTAATTAAGAGCATTTAACCGTTATCAGCCAAATACACTGACAACACCGTGTGAAGGTGCTCCTGATGCAGAACGGCTCATGTTGGAGTAATATGATTACATATTATATAATGGATTTATTGTTCTGATGCTTAACTTTTAGCCTCAATCTAGTTAAATTTAGCTTTTTGTATCATGATTAATGTGCTTTATGGTacttgcagtttttttctttgtaacaaTAGATTATAATTGACATCCTTAAACAGGTTCTTGGGAACTTAAGCTGAAAATAACTTGTAATATCTCCATATAAGGTAGAAGAAGTACAGTACTATACACttgaatataaagtaaaattaaTAGAACAACCTCTGCAGAGTACTGCATGTGAGAAAATAGACTTGAGCAAATTAAAAACTAATTTGTTTCCCCTTCAGACAggcaaaaacacataaacacctttGAACATGTTGGTAATGTGTGCTGCAGACGGTGAGTTCATACCTGCAGGCAGCCAGCCTCTAACCCCATGGGGTCAAAGGGCTTGCCTGTCTTCCGGACTTCCTGTAACATGGGATAGATGACCTCCTGCCAGAAGAGCTGGTGTGCAGTGATGACAGAGGGGATGTTTGAGAAAAGCAGCTCAGGGGTCACCTGCCACAGGGGgaagtcaaaacaaaaataatagtGTTAAAAGTTAAACTCCCCTGCTTTCTGGCATTTTGTCTTCTCAATGGAAATGTATTGTTGTGCTCCATTTTCCACTCGTGTGTTGTTTTCTGAGCGAGAGCGGATGTTCTCTGTTTGTCAGCCAATGCGTGTCAGTGGTATGCAGAGCAGTGGAAACTAGGCCTCATTAATGTAGAAGTGTGCAGAAGTGTTTCCAGTCTAAATGAGGCTGCATGCTCAGCAGACTGACCTCTAGGAGAAATCCATGCTGGTGCAGGTTGACAAGAGCTGCAATGACCAACTGTGGGGAGCAGACACATATTTGTTTAACATCCTGTGGAAAATACTTTCTCAGCTCTGACATACATAAAGAAGTCTGTATTCAAATGAGGTAGCAGGTAAGAATGGAATATTACGTCTCTGATGATAATTAGCTTGTTGATGTAGGTGAGCTCGGTGTGAACAAACTCCCACAGCGCCTCCTGCTGGTGTCTCTGCATCTTAGACAttgtctgaaaataaaaacaagacagaggAGGGAACAGGACATATGattaaaatgatgtgaaaaatacatatttttagcaggaattttacagaaaaaacacacaagaagtaTTAAATGGATATGGCTAAACTTTTTTGTCAAATGCAATTTTTGCTCCGTCTTCCACAGTTTGTAGATCATTCCTACAATAGACACACTTTTAAACAAAGCTGTAGGCCTgcttaaaaatacatatttatatctaatttaaagaatatatttttgtgAACATCTTCTGATCTCCATGAATGCCGAATCTAGAAATTGGTTTTGTAAGAGTTAGCCTGTTTAGCTAGCTAAGAAGACTTTCCTCCAAACACGTTGTAGGCTATAAAGAATATTTTTGGATCTTTCATTGACTTCATGACTGTTAAAAATGTTGAGTTATCCCGTACTGAATGAGAGTGCACTATATCTGTCCAGCTCTTCTCCAGTGTTGTTCCCTGATtctcctcctcccacctccACTTCAGACAGACTGGCACAGCGTAGGTCCCCAGATCCTGCTTCAGCACATCCAGCTGACCTCGCTCCTGGGGGGGTTGTTGGGACAGGTAGTACCAAATTAAGAAGTTGAGAAGATAAGAACgtaaaaacacacaggtaagGGAATAATGATTTATTTCTGGTGTTGCACTGAaccatgtgttacttttaaaagtGTACCAGTCGAGCAACTACAGGTTTTTCAGTTGTTGGATTGTGGGTTAATGATTAGAGCAAGTGTTGACTGTTTCTCAACATGTCAGCGTGTAGCTTAATGAGCTTGAGACAAACATAATACCTCAGACGCCGGGTTCTTCTCAGACACACCCTGATTGAACAGGACCTGTCTGAGTGCAGCTCTGGGTTTGGCTCCTGCAGATGTTCCTTTACTCACTGTGGCAAAGTCAGTCACCACCTTCTGCTTGGTTCTCCTCTGGAAAGACACGCGAAATAGAAAATCTCAGTTTATGCATTTCATGAGAAAGCACCAGAGAATTAATTACAGTTATTGTgaattacaattatttttttttatataacaaacattaaaggaTTACACCAATCTGAACTGTGTTTATGCTTATTATCGAGTTTTGCAGAAAGCAAAAGGCCAGGGCCAATGATGGTGTAACAGAATTTTGACATTTCCTTAAGTGTcctataaaaacatttgatgtataatgtaaaaaaaatactccattCAAAGGTTAAGTCATCATTAGAAAATATGTACAAAGTACAAAAGTGTAATGAGCAAAACgaattaaagaagaaaaaataaaaggccCCTGGGCATTTTGGGCCGCATCTTAATAAACTATTGTGATGATTTATCcgcaaaaaaataaacaccagcTTCCTGATTAAGAGCACATATACCAAAAAATGTTGCCAGTGAATAtatgtttgcaagttagaccGTGTGCAGGAGTAAGTCCGACTCATCACCTGTCTTATGACATAGATCTGCGATCAGCTAATTCTGCCATTTTATGAGGACAATGAATGTCAGTAACAAGGTTCTACAACTTTGTTTTGATGTGGAGTTGAAAATATGTCAAACTAATATCACTTAAAGAATATCTTATTTTCAGTATGTTTCATAAATGATTGTTGGATTATTGAAAAGGAAGCTAAATGCATTGTTGCTGCCCTTGATTTGTAAGATAAcctaaacaaatcaaatgtgttGTAACAATACAGGAATATACCttgacagatttttaaaaactttttaaactggGAAATTAATCTAAGAGATCAAATCAGAAAGGGgagttttttatttctgcatcaGTTTAAGATGGTTATAATTTAAAGTAATCTGCTAAACAACTTCAAAAACATATTAGATAAAAGAAGTGCAGTAAAAGTGCATCACACCATCAgtgatgtgtgtacatttcTGTCCTGTTTCACTTGCCTGATAGCCGATACTGttgaacttgtttttgtctgacGACCCCCGGTGGTGTTGgtttgtctctgcagctgctgtcatCACGTCCACAACATCTGTCACTCTGCTTTCTGTGTCCCTGTGTCTCTCCCCGTTCACAGTGTCTCGCCATGGCAGCGCTGCTTCTTCCATCACTGATTAATTTCCCCACCAGCCGTCGTTCACATGTGGTG from Labrus mixtus chromosome 11, fLabMix1.1, whole genome shotgun sequence includes the following:
- the plekhg6 gene encoding uncharacterized protein plekhg6 isoform X2 — encoded protein: MEEAALPWRDTVNGERHRDTESRVTDVVDVMTAAAETNQHHRGSSDKNKFNSIGYQRRTKQKVVTDFATVSKGTSAGAKPRAALRQVLFNQGVSEKNPASEERGQLDVLKQDLGTYAVPVCLKWRWEEENQGTTLEKSWTDIVHSHSTMSKMQRHQQEALWEFVHTELTYINKLIIIRDLVIAALVNLHQHGFLLEVTPELLFSNIPSVITAHQLFWQEVIYPMLQEVRKTGKPFDPMGLEAGCLQFHERFSCYRHYCWEEENNLEFTRRLMESSPHFLTYVQWVETHPQCDRMRLGDMQAKPHQRITKYPLLLKAVLKTTHDPQVQHKLVGMISCVISFLESINNYLKHKDEELALVISAQRVEGYEVEGINEEIDKLVREISQFALTCPIRGVGTEVVRKLLLEENLKIRGRKDSKLEVVALLFSDVLLMTKVQKKGERLKVVRPPLALDRTYCLPLKDGCSFVLVEVGELQSAMNVYIFAASTPESCSKWVTTVQQAKETLRKLRETEYIRQLEKWTLQMLETKPVSDAKMDYLETDKQPLTQPKAGTFVEELNEELIMPTSENGMLASKEAEEPYESPDNVATNSTGVPTVQSQPYKNNNTFSLKGFAGRQQPVKGYEWIELGVRGEQFGMNPEEEEKIIESGITKERRGNQKVQSPPNLDNLHHSTSANTSKYNTTGPHVRLLGEYPDIDYPMDEETSSQPRYQPAVTWEGTESFRQPGEEGLATRRYSDSQSVKQDTRRNSTLSQTGDLETPPGVWGFSKNLKSPGLRRRRPVSIHQGSSTQMSRHFFQDSSNNYSDSEYNRNMKRNSLSSGNSSDTLRVLKLGSLKPNQGMFLNMHDRDSPDPQTFSEPELPEVNSYEKRPIMKTKRSASIPNIIIEGSHGLRHQSSLNSLPLAEDAQLPLSPRNEQASPLEDLLERAKVRVREKDGLKRNRYLKVSHLRSRNPPSPSYSTTPSPPPSDGDRDTEWEEEVELMRHRAPTVSQGWKEQLVDGDDDDKRYSVIFTDGVNVDWSGWCFDDDEVMDNLQPGAEGLLEGIRRSLTLWDPHEPSEQDVGEVIQM
- the plekhg6 gene encoding uncharacterized protein plekhg6 isoform X1, whose amino-acid sequence is MEEAALPWRDTVNGERHRDTESRVTDVVDVMTAAAETNQHHRGSSDKNKFNSIGYQRRTKQKVVTDFATVSKGTSAGAKPRAALRQVLFNQGVSEKNPASEERGQLDVLKQDLGTYAVPVCLKWRWEEENQGTTLEKSWTDIVHSHSTMSKMQRHQQEALWEFVHTELTYINKLIIIRDLVIAALVNLHQHGFLLEVTPELLFSNIPSVITAHQLFWQEVIYPMLQEVRKTGKPFDPMGLEAGCLQFHERFSCYRHYCWEEENNLEFTRRLMESSPHFLTYVQWVETHPQCDRMRLGDMQAKPHQRITKYPLLLKAVLKTTHDPQVQHKLVGMISCVISFLESINNYLKHKDEELALVISAQRVEGYEVEGINEEIDKLVREISQFALTCPIRGVGTEVVRKLLLEENLKIRGRKDSKQLEVVALLFSDVLLMTKVQKKGERLKVVRPPLALDRTYCLPLKDGCSFVLVEVGELQSAMNVYIFAASTPESCSKWVTTVQQAKETLRKLRETEYIRQLEKWTLQMLETKPVSDAKMDYLETDKQPLTQPKAGTFVEELNEELIMPTSENGMLASKEAEEPYESPDNVATNSTGVPTVQSQPYKNNNTFSLKGFAGRQQPVKGYEWIELGVRGEQFGMNPEEEEKIIESGITKERRGNQKVQSPPNLDNLHHSTSANTSKYNTTGPHVRLLGEYPDIDYPMDEETSSQPRYQPAVTWEGTESFRQPGEEGLATRRYSDSQSVKQDTRRNSTLSQTGDLETPPGVWGFSKNLKSPGLRRRRPVSIHQGSSTQMSRHFFQDSSNNYSDSEYNRNMKRNSLSSGNSSDTLRVLKLGSLKPNQGMFLNMHDRDSPDPQTFSEPELPEVNSYEKRPIMKTKRSASIPNIIIEGSHGLRHQSSLNSLPLAEDAQLPLSPRNEQASPLEDLLERAKVRVREKDGLKRNRYLKVSHLRSRNPPSPSYSTTPSPPPSDGDRDTEWEEEVELMRHRAPTVSQGWKEQLVDGDDDDKRYSVIFTDGVNVDWSGWCFDDDEVMDNLQPGAEGLLEGIRRSLTLWDPHEPSEQDVGEVIQM